In Lotus japonicus ecotype B-129 chromosome 5, LjGifu_v1.2, one genomic interval encodes:
- the LOC130717943 gene encoding ras-related protein RABE1c-like, translating into MAGAPAARARADYDYLIKLLLIGDSGVGKSCLLLRFSDGSFTTSFITTIGIDFKIRTIELDGKRIKLQIWDTAGQERFRTITTAYYRGAMGILLVYDVTDEASFNNIKNWIRNIEQHASDNVNKILVGNKADMDESKRAVPTSKGQALADEYGIKFFETSAKTNLNVEEVFFSIARDIKQRLADTDSRAEPQTIQINQPDASASGGQAAQKSCCGS; encoded by the exons ATGGCAGGAGCACCAGCAGCAAGAGCTCGTGCCGATTACGATTACCTCATCAAGCTTCTTCTTATTGGCGATAGTG GTGTGGGGAAGAGTTGTCTGCTTTTGAGATTTTCTGATGGTTCCTTCACAACCAGCTTTATCACCACTATTGG AATTGATTTCAAGATAAGAACCATTGAACTTGATGGCAAGCGCATTAAGTTACAAATCTGGGACACTGCTGGTCAGGAGCGATTTCGAACTATTACGACCG CCTATTACCGTGGAGCCATGGGTATCTTGCTGGTTTATGATGTTACTGATGAAGCATCATTCAACA ATATTAAGAATTGGATTCGCAATATTGAACAGCATGCTTCTGACAATGTAAACAAGATACTTGTGGGAAACAAGGCTGATATGGATGAAAGTAAGAGG GCTGTACCTACTTCCAAAGGCCAAGCTCTTGCAGATGAGTATGGTATCAAGTTCTTTGAGACT AGTGCAAAAACAAACTTGAATGTGGAGGAGGTTTTCTTTTCAATAGCAAGAGACATCAAGCAGAGGCTTGCAGACACAGATTCTAGAGCTGAG CCTCAGACTATCCAGATTAACCAACCAGATGCGTCAGCCAGTGGTGGTCAAGCTGCACAAAAGTCGTGCTGTGGTTCATGA